One Luteibacter aegosomaticola genomic window carries:
- a CDS encoding AAA family ATPase has translation MPETLPAATTPLQEAFVHLREELSRGIIGQPHLVECLLIALLADGHLLVEGAPGLAKTTAIKALATRVEADFHRIQFTPDLLPADLTGTDIFRPQTGTFEFERGPLFHNIVLADEINRAPAKVQSALLEAMAERQITIGRRTWPLPELFMVMATQNPIEQEGTFALPEAQLDRFLMHVTIGYPDAEAELAILRLARDQARESMHPVPPPAHLLRPADVFAARDAVLAVHMAAPLELYITQLVVATRDAGRYGPELARWIAWGASPRASIALDRCARAHAWLAGRDYALPEDVHAIAHEVLRHRVLPSYEAEAEGVRVDTVIDRLLDLVPLP, from the coding sequence ATGCCCGAGACCCTGCCTGCCGCCACGACGCCCCTCCAGGAGGCCTTCGTCCACCTGCGTGAAGAGCTGTCCCGCGGCATCATTGGCCAGCCCCACCTGGTGGAGTGCCTGCTGATCGCCTTGCTGGCGGACGGTCACCTGCTGGTGGAGGGCGCGCCGGGCCTGGCCAAGACCACGGCGATCAAGGCGCTTGCCACCCGCGTTGAAGCGGACTTCCACCGCATCCAGTTCACCCCCGACCTGCTCCCGGCCGACCTCACCGGCACGGATATCTTCCGGCCCCAGACCGGTACGTTCGAATTCGAGCGCGGCCCGCTGTTCCACAACATCGTGCTGGCCGATGAGATCAACCGCGCGCCGGCCAAGGTCCAGTCGGCCCTGCTCGAGGCTATGGCGGAACGTCAGATCACGATCGGCCGCCGGACCTGGCCGTTGCCCGAGCTGTTCATGGTGATGGCGACGCAGAACCCCATCGAGCAGGAGGGCACGTTCGCGCTGCCCGAGGCCCAGCTCGATCGATTCCTCATGCACGTCACCATCGGCTATCCCGATGCGGAAGCCGAACTGGCCATTCTCCGCCTTGCCCGCGATCAGGCACGCGAGTCCATGCATCCCGTACCGCCGCCAGCGCATTTGTTGCGCCCGGCAGATGTCTTCGCGGCCCGTGATGCCGTGCTCGCCGTGCATATGGCCGCACCACTGGAGCTGTACATCACGCAGCTGGTCGTCGCCACGCGTGATGCGGGCCGCTACGGTCCCGAGCTCGCGCGCTGGATCGCATGGGGTGCGAGCCCGCGTGCCAGCATCGCGCTCGATCGCTGCGCCCGCGCCCATGCGTGGTTGGCCGGCCGCGATTACGCGCTGCCTGAAGACGTCCACGCCATCGCGCATGAAGTGCTTCGCCATCGCGTGCTGCCCAGCTATGAGGCCGAAGCCGAAGGCGTGCGCGTCGATACCGTCATCGACCGCCTGCTGGATCTCGTGCCGCTGCCGTGA
- a CDS encoding DUF58 domain-containing protein, which produces MSAVPSVVDPRVNVALPDLLALRSRIMRAPPPQVVSRAPRSGQRPGRLHGRGMDYAESRVYQAGDDVRRMDWRLTARSGVAHTKLFQEEREGRLLVLLDTNASMRFGTRTRFKSVQAARAAATAAWYAIRGGDRVGVLAFGAQRHLLRPQAGPRGALAVCGALAAWDALAPGEDESLSAAVQRAGRLMHGASRVLLVSDGFAVDEAAHGRMLGLAGKAEVRVLTVADPLEMGEPPPGRYPFAHRGVHYDIALHGERQRADFARALGDGRLRLDALANRLGLRHRTIDTSAEPLDAIIDLLGAARGR; this is translated from the coding sequence GTGAGCGCTGTTCCTTCCGTCGTCGACCCGCGCGTCAACGTCGCGCTGCCTGACCTGTTGGCCCTGCGCTCACGGATCATGCGCGCGCCGCCGCCTCAGGTGGTGTCGCGCGCACCTCGCAGCGGCCAACGTCCGGGGCGCTTGCACGGGCGCGGCATGGACTACGCCGAATCCCGCGTATACCAGGCGGGCGACGATGTCCGCCGCATGGACTGGCGCCTTACGGCACGTAGCGGCGTCGCACATACCAAGCTGTTCCAGGAAGAACGCGAAGGGCGCCTGCTCGTGCTGCTGGATACCAATGCGAGCATGCGGTTCGGCACGCGTACCCGCTTTAAATCGGTGCAAGCGGCGCGCGCCGCGGCTACCGCCGCGTGGTACGCGATCCGTGGCGGCGACCGCGTGGGGGTGCTCGCCTTTGGCGCGCAGCGACACCTGCTCCGCCCACAAGCCGGCCCGCGCGGTGCGCTCGCTGTCTGTGGTGCGCTCGCGGCCTGGGATGCCTTGGCGCCGGGCGAGGACGAAAGCCTCTCGGCCGCCGTGCAACGTGCTGGCCGTCTCATGCATGGCGCTTCGCGCGTGCTGCTCGTGAGCGATGGCTTTGCCGTGGACGAGGCGGCCCACGGTCGTATGCTTGGGCTGGCCGGAAAGGCTGAAGTCCGTGTCCTGACCGTGGCCGACCCACTCGAAATGGGCGAGCCGCCGCCCGGGCGTTACCCATTCGCCCACCGTGGCGTGCACTACGACATCGCGTTGCACGGCGAGCGCCAGCGTGCCGACTTCGCCCGTGCGCTTGGCGATGGCCGCCTTCGCCTCGATGCCCTCGCCAACCGCTTGGGGCTTCGTCACCGTACGATCGATACCTCTGCCGAGCCGCTCGATGCCATCATCGATCTGCTTGGCGCAGCGAGGGGCCGTTGA
- a CDS encoding DUF4381 domain-containing protein, with the protein MPPQGPELRDIHVPHVSWWPLAPGWWLLAGIIVAALIVLAWRWRRRVHRRRYIDRLLTGLRDARTRHAADGDNAAFAASAHELVRRVARTRDPASVTLSARAWHEALAAMAPARDVTRLAQLDHVMYQPRASLDVDAVANDVDAWVRDVLSHRIVRGKGRQHAAS; encoded by the coding sequence ATGCCGCCACAAGGGCCTGAACTGCGCGATATCCACGTGCCCCACGTCTCCTGGTGGCCTCTTGCCCCCGGCTGGTGGTTGCTGGCGGGCATCATCGTTGCCGCGCTCATCGTGTTGGCATGGCGGTGGCGCCGCCGCGTCCATCGTCGCCGCTATATCGACCGGCTGCTCACGGGCCTGCGCGATGCGCGCACGCGCCACGCGGCCGACGGCGATAACGCGGCCTTCGCCGCGAGTGCTCATGAACTCGTTCGGCGCGTTGCCCGTACACGCGATCCCGCCAGTGTGACCCTCTCTGCGCGCGCGTGGCACGAGGCGCTTGCCGCCATGGCACCGGCGCGCGATGTAACACGGCTTGCCCAGCTGGATCATGTGATGTATCAGCCGCGCGCAAGCCTGGATGTCGATGCCGTCGCCAACGATGTCGACGCCTGGGTCCGCGATGTGCTCTCGCACCGGATTGTGCGGGGCAAAGGGAGGCAGCATGCCGCTTCCTGA
- a CDS encoding VWA domain-containing protein, translating to MPLPEFAWPWLFLALPLPWLMRKLLRPVRPAQALNLPQPGITLVPASANRASFASSALMLLAWVCLVTAAARPQHLGPPEPQKRSGRATMLAVDLSGSMSLDDMQLAGRQVTRFAAVEAIAGDFIDRRAGDELGLVLFGSQAYLVTPLTYDLDAVRAQLHDAVVGLPGRETAIGDAIAVAVKRLADLPQQARVLVLLTDGVNNAGSIAPREAARAAKAAGVRVYTIGIGATAMRVPDFFGSRIENPSADLDVGMLTDIANQTGGRFFRATDTDELAKAYRQIDELEPVPQQGASLRPRDELFRWPLLAALALLVIALVPRWLPARVTA from the coding sequence ATGCCGCTTCCTGAGTTTGCCTGGCCCTGGCTCTTCCTTGCGCTGCCGCTACCGTGGCTGATGAGGAAGCTCTTGCGGCCCGTTCGCCCGGCACAGGCGCTGAACCTGCCTCAGCCAGGTATCACCCTGGTGCCGGCATCGGCAAATCGCGCCTCGTTCGCGAGCTCCGCGCTCATGCTGCTGGCATGGGTGTGCCTCGTGACGGCGGCGGCCCGTCCGCAGCACCTGGGGCCTCCCGAGCCCCAAAAGCGCAGCGGTCGCGCCACCATGCTCGCCGTCGATCTGTCGGGCAGCATGTCGCTGGACGACATGCAGCTTGCCGGGCGTCAGGTCACGCGTTTCGCCGCGGTGGAAGCGATCGCAGGCGACTTCATCGATCGCCGCGCAGGCGATGAACTGGGGCTCGTATTGTTTGGTTCGCAGGCCTACCTCGTGACACCGCTGACCTACGACCTGGATGCCGTACGCGCGCAATTGCACGACGCCGTCGTCGGCTTGCCGGGCCGTGAAACCGCGATTGGCGACGCTATCGCCGTGGCAGTCAAGCGCCTCGCCGACTTGCCACAGCAGGCACGCGTACTCGTGTTGCTCACCGATGGCGTGAACAACGCCGGCTCCATTGCCCCGCGCGAAGCAGCGCGCGCCGCGAAAGCAGCGGGTGTGCGCGTCTACACCATCGGCATCGGCGCTACCGCCATGCGCGTTCCCGACTTCTTCGGATCGCGTATCGAGAACCCGTCAGCCGACCTCGACGTGGGCATGCTTACCGATATCGCGAACCAGACCGGTGGCCGCTTCTTCCGCGCGACCGACACGGATGAATTGGCCAAGGCCTACCGGCAGATCGACGAGCTGGAGCCCGTGCCGCAGCAGGGCGCGTCGCTGCGGCCGCGCGATGAACTGTTCCGCTGGCCGCTGTTGGCTGCACTGGCGTTGCTTGTTATCGCGCTGGTTCCGCGTTGGTTGCCTGCGAGGGTTACCGCATGA
- a CDS encoding VWA domain-containing protein, translated as MSAFAAQFHFLQPHWLWLLLLVPFLAWAMLRRSPEVRVLSRLADPGLLPYLLDGTPRASRLPAWAVSVAAVLAIVALAGPAWDHSSEQLFSERAAQVVVVSMSPRMLARDVVPDRLSRVRYKVRELYAGNSDGMNALVAYTGEPFIVAPLTTDAHSVDDLLAALSPDTMPVGGDDAGKAIDQAVDLIRHADVRGGSIVVVTDHADAGAQAAARRAVAAGDRVSVLGIGTPRGGPITSDDGQFLKDEQGTIVMAPRDDASLRALATAGSGAFAVAGDDRSDITAMVAALRDAGKTTAEDGKSTSRWEDRGPWLLLPLLPLVALGFRRGWLLLVLLTLVPFAPSRAATVQDIFHTRDQQAAAALAKGDAKQAQALARSAGLRGAAAYRAGDFAAAESALQEAHDSDSQYNLGNALAKQQQYEQAIAAYDRALKANPANADATANRKAVEDFMKQQKQKKDDQGAKGQKNGQPDKKPGEQGKDQQNQQGEQGQQGDASKGQQGGQSAGGQDQQPQQQGTPGQAGEGEGKDKGTDAGKAQPPQGDANGKSAAERAQAEQAQQALKQKMDAALAGKEKGDKGDQHDLGQLSEEEASSKLPADVRRQLMRVPDDPGGLLRRKFMLEYQRRHGAEPEE; from the coding sequence ATGAGTGCTTTCGCCGCACAGTTCCATTTCCTCCAGCCTCACTGGCTGTGGCTGTTGCTGCTGGTCCCCTTCCTGGCCTGGGCGATGTTGCGCCGTTCGCCTGAGGTCCGGGTGCTTTCCAGACTGGCGGATCCGGGGCTTCTCCCGTATCTGCTCGACGGCACGCCGCGCGCATCGAGGCTGCCCGCGTGGGCCGTCTCCGTGGCAGCCGTCCTTGCCATCGTCGCGCTGGCGGGCCCGGCGTGGGATCACTCCTCGGAGCAGCTTTTCAGCGAGCGCGCCGCACAGGTCGTCGTCGTGTCGATGTCGCCGCGCATGTTGGCGCGCGACGTGGTACCTGATCGACTCAGCCGCGTGCGCTACAAGGTGCGCGAACTGTACGCGGGCAATAGCGACGGCATGAATGCGCTCGTGGCTTATACCGGCGAACCGTTCATCGTCGCGCCGCTCACGACCGATGCGCATAGCGTCGACGATCTGCTCGCGGCACTCTCGCCGGATACGATGCCGGTGGGTGGCGACGATGCAGGCAAGGCGATCGACCAGGCGGTGGATCTGATCCGTCATGCCGATGTACGCGGCGGTTCGATCGTGGTCGTCACCGATCACGCCGATGCGGGTGCACAGGCGGCCGCGCGTCGTGCGGTGGCCGCAGGCGATCGCGTTTCCGTTCTTGGTATTGGCACCCCGCGCGGTGGCCCCATCACATCCGACGATGGCCAGTTCCTCAAGGACGAGCAGGGGACCATCGTGATGGCGCCGCGCGACGACGCTTCGTTGCGCGCGCTCGCCACGGCGGGATCGGGCGCGTTCGCGGTGGCCGGCGATGATCGGTCCGATATCACGGCGATGGTCGCGGCACTGCGCGATGCGGGCAAAACGACAGCGGAAGACGGTAAGAGCACATCGCGCTGGGAGGACCGTGGCCCGTGGCTGCTCCTGCCGTTGCTTCCACTCGTGGCGCTCGGTTTCCGCCGTGGCTGGCTGCTTCTCGTGTTGCTTACGCTCGTGCCGTTCGCTCCGTCGCGCGCGGCCACGGTGCAGGACATCTTTCATACCCGCGATCAGCAGGCCGCCGCGGCGCTCGCCAAGGGTGATGCGAAGCAGGCGCAGGCGTTAGCCCGCAGTGCCGGGCTGCGCGGCGCGGCGGCGTATCGCGCTGGTGATTTCGCCGCAGCCGAATCCGCCCTGCAGGAAGCCCACGACAGCGATAGCCAGTACAACCTGGGTAACGCGCTCGCTAAGCAGCAGCAGTACGAGCAGGCGATCGCTGCGTACGATCGCGCGCTGAAAGCGAACCCGGCGAATGCGGATGCCACGGCCAATCGCAAGGCCGTGGAAGATTTCATGAAGCAGCAGAAACAAAAAAAGGACGATCAGGGCGCCAAAGGCCAGAAAAACGGCCAGCCGGACAAGAAACCGGGCGAGCAGGGCAAGGATCAGCAGAACCAGCAAGGCGAACAAGGCCAGCAGGGCGATGCATCGAAGGGCCAGCAGGGTGGGCAGTCCGCTGGTGGCCAGGATCAGCAACCACAGCAGCAAGGCACGCCCGGCCAGGCCGGCGAGGGCGAGGGCAAGGACAAAGGCACCGACGCAGGCAAGGCGCAGCCACCGCAGGGCGATGCCAATGGCAAATCCGCCGCCGAGCGCGCCCAGGCCGAGCAGGCGCAGCAAGCGCTGAAACAGAAAATGGATGCGGCGCTCGCGGGTAAGGAGAAGGGCGACAAGGGTGACCAGCACGACCTTGGCCAGTTGTCCGAAGAAGAGGCTTCCTCGAAGTTGCCCGCCGATGTCCGCCGCCAGCTGATGCGCGTGCCCGATGACCCGGGTGGCCTGCTGCGCAGGAAGTTCATGCTCGAATACCAGCGCCGCCATGGCGCGGAGCCGGAGGAATGA
- a CDS encoding BatD family protein — protein sequence MMMRHAWLALALSLAVTVAHAQASAPVASLDRSHVGNGETVTLNIDVGDDDLGNPDLSPLSADFQVLGTSTNHTLSIINGRREAHTILGVALRPKHEGQLTVPALTIGGQATQPLPLTVEATSTSPADASNRPVVLEGKVDPAQGYVGQQFDYTLRLYFAVNLADGQLGDPSAEGAEIRRIGSDANYQTERGGRRFNVVERHYAIIPQHPGRLVVQAPGFQGTAVDPTDMNSFFGAGSPVNAVAQPQNVDVQARPANAPDGAWLPARSLKLSLDGFPADGTARVGQPMTLGMRLDATGLPFEALPALSLPKLDGADVYPDKAVTGSSSSGPWITGRRQQGFAVVPTRPGTLHIPETTLHWWNVVTDKPETATLPARDIVVAAGSGVPVAPPASPASGGMQPVGSPATAGTVAAPVGQVAGLTSWRWIAVGLAALWVLTLLAWAVWARRRRDTVPAGAPAVRPEARRPGPAREDFLKATDAGDAVSIERALLGWARVIRPGIRSLGDLAAALRPGLQREAIGALQRARFGQGGLDTAGIRTAFAGGFDWAPSSVGPADQGGLPPLYPR from the coding sequence ATGATGATGCGCCATGCATGGCTGGCCCTTGCCCTGTCACTGGCCGTGACGGTCGCTCACGCCCAGGCCAGCGCGCCGGTGGCGTCGCTGGACCGCAGCCACGTCGGGAATGGCGAGACGGTCACGCTCAATATCGACGTGGGTGATGACGACCTGGGTAACCCGGATCTCTCTCCGTTGTCGGCGGACTTCCAGGTGCTGGGTACATCGACCAATCACACGCTGAGCATCATCAATGGCCGCCGCGAAGCGCATACCATCCTTGGCGTGGCGTTACGGCCCAAACATGAAGGGCAACTCACCGTTCCCGCGCTCACCATCGGCGGCCAGGCGACGCAGCCGCTACCCCTGACGGTGGAAGCAACGAGCACGTCACCGGCAGATGCCTCGAATCGTCCGGTGGTACTCGAGGGTAAGGTCGATCCGGCGCAGGGTTATGTCGGCCAGCAGTTCGACTACACGCTGCGTTTGTATTTCGCAGTGAACCTGGCCGACGGCCAGTTAGGCGATCCCTCCGCGGAAGGCGCGGAAATTCGCCGCATTGGCTCCGATGCCAACTACCAGACCGAGCGCGGTGGCCGCCGCTTCAACGTGGTCGAGCGCCACTACGCGATCATTCCGCAGCATCCTGGCCGGTTGGTGGTGCAGGCGCCTGGCTTCCAGGGCACGGCGGTGGATCCCACCGACATGAACTCGTTCTTTGGCGCGGGTTCACCCGTAAACGCGGTAGCGCAGCCTCAGAACGTGGACGTACAGGCACGCCCCGCCAATGCGCCCGATGGTGCGTGGCTACCCGCGCGCAGCCTGAAGCTCTCATTGGATGGCTTTCCGGCCGATGGCACCGCGCGGGTGGGCCAGCCGATGACCCTGGGCATGCGCCTGGATGCCACCGGCCTGCCGTTCGAAGCGCTGCCTGCCTTGTCGTTGCCGAAGCTTGATGGCGCGGATGTCTATCCCGACAAAGCGGTGACCGGGAGCAGTTCGAGTGGCCCGTGGATCACCGGTCGCCGCCAGCAGGGGTTCGCCGTCGTGCCGACCCGGCCCGGCACGCTGCACATCCCGGAGACCACGTTGCACTGGTGGAACGTGGTGACGGACAAGCCTGAGACCGCCACGCTTCCTGCCCGCGACATCGTCGTAGCGGCGGGTAGCGGTGTGCCCGTGGCGCCGCCAGCATCCCCTGCATCGGGTGGTATGCAGCCGGTAGGCAGTCCCGCCACGGCGGGCACGGTCGCCGCACCCGTGGGTCAGGTAGCCGGGCTGACGTCATGGCGCTGGATTGCTGTTGGGCTCGCCGCGCTCTGGGTGCTGACCCTTCTGGCCTGGGCGGTCTGGGCCCGTCGGCGCCGCGATACGGTTCCCGCCGGTGCGCCTGCCGTTCGACCGGAAGCACGTCGTCCGGGGCCTGCCCGTGAGGATTTCCTCAAGGCGACGGACGCCGGTGACGCCGTTTCCATCGAGCGCGCACTGCTCGGTTGGGCACGCGTGATACGTCCGGGCATCCGCTCATTGGGCGACCTTGCCGCGGCCTTGCGCCCCGGCCTGCAGCGTGAAGCCATCGGCGCCTTGCAGCGCGCGCGCTTCGGCCAGGGTGGGCTGGATACCGCCGGTATACGGACAGCGTTCGCTGGTGGCTTCGACTGGGCGCCGTCATCAGTCGGACCTGCGGACCAGGGCGGTTTGCCGCCGCTTTACCCGCGCTAG
- a CDS encoding O-acetyl-ADP-ribose deacetylase: protein MSLEVVEADITSLALDAIVNAANESLLGGGGVDGAIHRAAGPGLLAACRALPEVRPGVRCPTGEARITGGFALPSRYVIHTVGPVWHGGDQGEPGLLAACYRHSLALAREHGLASIAFPCVSTGVYGYPAMLAAAIAVRTIREAAWRPREVLLCAFSPAMAGHLRAALAG from the coding sequence ATGAGTCTGGAAGTCGTCGAGGCGGACATCACAAGCCTGGCGCTCGACGCTATCGTCAACGCCGCCAACGAGTCCCTCCTGGGTGGCGGAGGGGTCGATGGGGCGATCCACCGGGCGGCCGGCCCGGGGCTGCTGGCGGCGTGCAGGGCGCTCCCGGAGGTACGGCCCGGCGTCCGCTGCCCCACCGGCGAGGCACGAATCACCGGGGGCTTCGCCCTGCCCTCACGTTACGTCATCCACACCGTTGGCCCGGTGTGGCATGGCGGCGACCAGGGCGAGCCAGGCCTTCTGGCCGCCTGCTATCGCCACAGCCTCGCGCTGGCCCGGGAACACGGCCTCGCAAGCATCGCTTTTCCCTGCGTAAGTACAGGGGTTTACGGCTATCCGGCCATGCTCGCTGCCGCGATTGCGGTGCGCACGATACGCGAGGCCGCATGGCGGCCACGCGAGGTGCTGTTGTGCGCTTTCAGCCCCGCCATGGCGGGGCATCTTCGCGCTGCCCTCGCGGGCTAG
- a CDS encoding MarR family winged helix-turn-helix transcriptional regulator, which yields MHLHRIASRIVPNLMADQLKVEDISFGYLLNDVTLLFRKHFDRRAVKFGLTRAQWRALKWLHRRPGMRQNELAEQLDMEPIAVGRVIDRLQAAGFVERRPDPKDRRAWRLHDTEQARGVIDDMEEISRGLRRDSTQGISAADLEKTLAVLELIKGNLQALDEPSDEG from the coding sequence ATGCATCTCCATCGCATTGCCAGCCGAATCGTTCCTAACCTCATGGCCGACCAGCTCAAAGTCGAAGATATCTCGTTCGGGTACCTCCTCAACGACGTCACGCTGCTTTTCCGGAAGCACTTTGACCGTCGGGCGGTGAAATTCGGGCTCACCCGGGCCCAGTGGCGCGCCCTCAAGTGGCTGCACCGCCGCCCGGGCATGCGCCAGAACGAGCTGGCGGAGCAACTGGACATGGAACCCATCGCCGTGGGGCGCGTCATCGACCGTCTCCAGGCGGCCGGCTTCGTGGAGCGCCGGCCCGATCCGAAGGACCGCCGTGCGTGGCGCCTGCACGATACCGAGCAGGCGCGTGGCGTCATCGACGACATGGAAGAGATTTCCCGTGGCCTGCGCCGTGATTCCACCCAGGGCATCTCTGCGGCCGATCTGGAAAAGACCCTGGCGGTCCTCGAGCTCATCAAGGGCAACCTGCAGGCACTCGACGAGCCGTCCGACGAAGGCTGA
- a CDS encoding efflux RND transporter periplasmic adaptor subunit, whose product MQRSPGKKLLLIAGLVAVAAIGAGVWRHAADGKDAQKQPTKGASPAGTPVNTAVATRGEIDLSLKIIGRAEAYSTVNIRSRVNGQLETLAFTPGAHVKKGALLAQVDPRPLKAALDEAQGKVASDQAQLTKAEADLARYQNMLGKGFVSRADFDLYKANLGVARAALESDRAAARAAQVQLDFTTISAPFDGVTGAPLAYPGATLTADTTDIVVLNEVDPIRVAFAIPEDSLSAVRASQRRGALPVEAKIPGDNGEPMKGELEFVDNAVDATTGTIVLKGRFANADGRLTPGQFAQVTLPTTRLADAVSIPVIALQSSTSGTFVFVVKPDQTVEQRTVTTGASTAARVVIDKGLAEGERVVTEGQMLLVDGARVRIDKG is encoded by the coding sequence ATGCAACGATCCCCAGGGAAGAAACTCCTCCTCATCGCCGGCCTGGTCGCGGTCGCGGCCATTGGCGCAGGTGTATGGCGCCACGCCGCCGACGGTAAGGATGCGCAGAAGCAGCCCACCAAGGGCGCTAGCCCTGCGGGCACGCCGGTCAACACCGCCGTCGCGACGCGTGGCGAGATCGATCTTTCGCTCAAGATCATCGGCCGTGCCGAAGCGTATTCCACGGTGAACATCCGTTCGCGCGTCAATGGCCAGCTGGAAACGCTCGCGTTCACGCCGGGCGCGCACGTGAAGAAGGGTGCACTGCTCGCGCAGGTCGATCCGCGGCCCCTGAAGGCCGCGCTGGACGAAGCGCAGGGCAAGGTCGCCAGCGACCAGGCGCAGCTCACGAAGGCCGAGGCTGATCTCGCGCGCTACCAGAACATGCTCGGCAAGGGCTTCGTCAGCCGCGCGGATTTCGATCTGTACAAGGCCAATCTCGGTGTGGCGCGCGCCGCGCTGGAAAGCGACCGCGCCGCGGCACGTGCTGCGCAGGTGCAGCTCGATTTCACGACGATCAGCGCGCCGTTCGACGGCGTGACCGGCGCACCGCTCGCCTACCCGGGTGCAACGCTCACTGCTGACACCACGGACATCGTGGTGTTGAACGAGGTGGATCCCATCCGTGTCGCATTCGCGATCCCCGAAGACAGCCTCTCTGCCGTACGCGCGAGCCAGCGCCGCGGTGCGTTGCCGGTGGAAGCGAAGATTCCGGGTGACAACGGTGAACCCATGAAGGGCGAGCTGGAGTTCGTCGACAACGCGGTCGATGCGACCACGGGAACCATCGTGCTCAAGGGGCGTTTCGCCAACGCCGATGGACGCCTCACCCCGGGGCAGTTCGCCCAGGTCACGTTGCCGACCACGCGCCTGGCCGATGCCGTGAGCATTCCCGTGATCGCGCTGCAGAGTTCCACGTCGGGCACCTTCGTCTTCGTGGTGAAGCCCGACCAGACGGTGGAGCAGCGTACGGTGACTACCGGCGCCAGCACGGCAGCGCGCGTGGTGATCGACAAGGGTCTTGCGGAAGGCGAGCGCGTCGTGACCGAAGGCCAGATGCTCCTGGTGGACGGCGCACGCGTGCGCATCGACAAGGGTTGA